The DNA region GCGCCCGCCGAGGTGCCGTCGGGCATCGCGGAGATCAACCCCGAGTGGCTCACCGCCGCCTTGCGCGCCGACAGCCCGCTGCCGAACAGCCTGCGGATAAACGATCTTCGGGTGCAGCGCATCGCCGAGGACTCGGGATTCTCGTCGCTGCTGTATCGCCTGAGCCTCGACGCCACCGCCGGCGTGCCGAGCACCCTGATCGCCAAGCTGCCCGCCGAATCCGAAGCCCGTGCGGCGATGGACCTCTTGGGTGGTTACCGCCGCGAGATCACGTTCTACCGCGAGGTGGCCACCCGCTCGCCGATGGACACCCCGGTTGTCTACAGCGCCCGAATGGCTGACGAATCCGCCGATTTCGTGTTGCTGCTCGAAGACTTGCAGGGCTGGGACAACGCCGACCACCTCGCGGGTTTGCCTCTGGACCGGGCCAGGCTGGCCATCGAACAGCTTGCCGGACTTCACGCCTGGTCGGTGCGTCCGGCCAACGTGGCAGCCCTGCAGAGTTTCCCGAGCCTGGACGCACCGGCGGTCCGTGACCTGCTGTTGCCGGCCTTCGAGCCCGGATGGCAGATATATCGCGAGCGCACGAGCCTCTCGGTTCCGCGTGCCGTCGCGCGGTTCGCCGATCGATTCGGCGAGTACGCCGGACAGGCACTGTCTTCGCTCGCCGAGCACACAATGCTGCTGCACGGGGACATCCGCGCCGACAACCTGTTCTTCGACGGCGACCGGCTCAAGGTCGTCGATTTCCAGTTCGCCGCGACCGGCAGTGGCATCGCCGACATCGCCTACCTGGTCAGCCAGGGCTTACGCACCGAGGTCCGCCGCGGGCATGACGAGGCACTGGTGCACGAGTACCTCCAGCAGCTCGCGGCACGCGGGGTCACGGGGTACACCTTCGACGACGCGTGGCGACGCTACCGCTATGGAGTCGCCTACTTCATGGTGTTACCCGTCATCACGCTGCTTGGCTGGGATGGGCTGCCGCCGCGCTCACGTGCGCTGTGCCTGGAGTTGACCGACCGGGCAATCGCCGCCATCAGCGACACCGACGCTCTGGAGGTGTTCGAATGAACCGCTCGGCACGCGACGTGGTCGAACTGTACAACCTCGTGGTGTGGAATCAGCGCGACTTCGCCCTCGCAGAGGAGCTGATGGGCGACACCGTGATTCGTCACGATGTGGGGGAGTCGACGACGCTGACCCATGATCAAGCCGTGGCGCGCATCGTGAACCACTGGGACATGTTCGAGGCCATCCGGTTCGAGTTGAACCTTCTGGTGGCCGGCGAGGACGGTGAACACGTCGCGATCGTCTACGAGTCCCCGATGACGTTGAAGGACGGTACCGGTATGACGATCAGCAGTATGGAGATCTTCCGCGTGGTCGACGGCAGGATTACCGAAGTCTGGAATTGCGGCTACAAGCAAGGAGTTTGGGCGTGACCGACAAGACTCTCGACGAGCTCGGGTACTACCTGCTGGCCGGTGCGGGCGGGCAAGGCCCCGCCACGCTGATGGACGAGGCGCGTCGGGGCGAGGAACTCGGCTTCGGCACCGGATTCATCTCCGAGCGTTGGAACGTCAAGGAGGCGTCGTCGCTGACCGGTGCCGCGCTCGCGGTGACGAACCGGATGCAGATCGCCACCGCGGCCACCAACCACAACACCCGCCATCCGCTCATCACGGGGTCGTGGGCGACCACCATGCACCGGTTGTCGGGTGGGCGGTTCACCCTCGGTATCGGCCGCGGCATCGGCGCGATCTACAACGCGTTCGGAATCCCCACGGTGACCACCGCCCAGATGGAGGATTTCGCGCAGGTCATGCGCAAGCTGTGGCACGGCGAGATGATCTTCAACCACGACGGCCCGCTGGGCACGTACCAGATCCTGTTCCTCGACCCGGACTTCGGTGAGGACATCCGACTGGCCATCGTGGCGTTCGGTCCGCAGACGCTGGCACTGGGTGGCCGGGAGTTCGACGACGTCATCCTGCACACTTACTTCACCCCCGAGACCCTGCAGCGGGCGGTCAAGACCGTCAAGGATGCCGCCGAACAGGCCGGCCGGGACCCGGCCAGCGTGCGGGTATGGTCCTGCTTCGCCACCGTCGGCGACCACCTGCCCGAGGAACTGCG from Mycobacterium sp. SMC-4 includes:
- a CDS encoding nuclear transport factor 2 family protein; its protein translation is MNRSARDVVELYNLVVWNQRDFALAEELMGDTVIRHDVGESTTLTHDQAVARIVNHWDMFEAIRFELNLLVAGEDGEHVAIVYESPMTLKDGTGMTISSMEIFRVVDGRITEVWNCGYKQGVWA
- a CDS encoding ecdysteroid 22-kinase family protein; protein product: MTIAPAEVPSGIAEINPEWLTAALRADSPLPNSLRINDLRVQRIAEDSGFSSLLYRLSLDATAGVPSTLIAKLPAESEARAAMDLLGGYRREITFYREVATRSPMDTPVVYSARMADESADFVLLLEDLQGWDNADHLAGLPLDRARLAIEQLAGLHAWSVRPANVAALQSFPSLDAPAVRDLLLPAFEPGWQIYRERTSLSVPRAVARFADRFGEYAGQALSSLAEHTMLLHGDIRADNLFFDGDRLKVVDFQFAATGSGIADIAYLVSQGLRTEVRRGHDEALVHEYLQQLAARGVTGYTFDDAWRRYRYGVAYFMVLPVITLLGWDGLPPRSRALCLELTDRAIAAISDTDALEVFE
- a CDS encoding TIGR03857 family LLM class F420-dependent oxidoreductase → MELRLQARSLGVTDKTLDELGYYLLAGAGGQGPATLMDEARRGEELGFGTGFISERWNVKEASSLTGAALAVTNRMQIATAATNHNTRHPLITGSWATTMHRLSGGRFTLGIGRGIGAIYNAFGIPTVTTAQMEDFAQVMRKLWHGEMIFNHDGPLGTYQILFLDPDFGEDIRLAIVAFGPQTLALGGREFDDVILHTYFTPETLQRAVKTVKDAAEQAGRDPASVRVWSCFATVGDHLPEELRLKKTVARLATYLQGYGDLLVGTNGWDPAVLQRFREDAVVQSIGGGIDHKATAEQIEHIATLIPDEWLEPSATGSPQQCAQRVRKEFDYGADAVIMHGATPDELEPVVTAYRATS